Within Saccharomonospora cyanea NA-134, the genomic segment CCCGTCAGGGTTGCGTGTACGTCGGCGGAGCGTGGTTGATCTGCTCGTCGAGGAGCTCGGTGAACACGGGTTCGATGTTCTTCCGGCCCTCGCCGAAGACGTCGAGGATGACCACCCTGTCGTACAGGACGTAGACGCCTCGGAGAACGCTGTCCTTGTCGGCACCCGCGCCGAAGACCTGCACACCCTGCATCGAGAGCTCGCGCACCGCGGGGATGCCGCCCTCCTGCTGGGCCACGCCGTACTCGTTGGCGACCGCGACGGCTTCCTCCTCACTACCGACCTCGATGGCGTACAGGCCGATGGTGATCTCGTCGTCCGTGGTGGTCTTCAGCAGACCGTCGCCCATGTCGGCGTCGCCCAACGCCTCCACCACGGTCTCCGGCAGCATGTCGCCGTTGCTCTCGAGGAACTCGTAGTCGAAGGAGCCACCACCGGCACGCTCCTCACCCGGCGGATCGACGAGCGCCGCGTCGTTGTCCGCCGGCTCCTCCTTCGGGGGAGGCGGCTTGGGCAGCGGAGTGCTCGTGGGTGAGGGAGGCGGAGGCGGCTGCTGCTGTGACTGCTGGGGACCGTTCTGCGGGCCCGCCGTGTTCTCCCCGCCGCCTGCGATGAACAGGAAGTACACCGCCACGCCGATACCGGCCACCAGCAGGACCGCGACCACGGAGAGGAGTACCTTGCGGCTCTTGCCGGAGGACTTCGGTTCGTCGAACGACTCGGGTCCCTGACTGACACCCCACTCCGGGCTGCCCTGGGGCGTCAGCGGTGGGAAGTCCCCACCGCCCCACGGCGGTGACGAGTCCTCCGGGGCGGCGTTCCACGGCTGGTTCTGCGGCTGGGCGAACCCGCCGGGCGGCGACGCGGCCGGCTGCTGGAAGCCACCTGCGGGCGAGGCGGGCTGCTGCCCCGGCTGGGGCTGCTGGAACCCGGCCGGCGGGGACCCGGGATAGGCCTGCCCGGGCTGTTGCTGTTGCTGCATCTGCCAGTGCGACACCGCCTGGGTGCGTTCGGCACCCACGTCGCCGGGCGAGACGACCTGGGTCGCCTCGACGCCGGGTTGCTGCGGTTGTCCCTGCGGGGGCTGCTGTCCCGGTTGCGACTGCTGAGCGCCTGACAG encodes:
- a CDS encoding SHOCT domain-containing protein, giving the protein MTWQEELRKLDESLASGNLSADEYRSRRDQILSSAVSSPDQAEAPEQSNVDATQIIAPLSGAQQSQPGQQPPQGQPQQPGVEATQVVSPGDVGAERTQAVSHWQMQQQQQPGQAYPGSPPAGFQQPQPGQQPASPAGGFQQPAASPPGGFAQPQNQPWNAAPEDSSPPWGGGDFPPLTPQGSPEWGVSQGPESFDEPKSSGKSRKVLLSVVAVLLVAGIGVAVYFLFIAGGGENTAGPQNGPQQSQQQPPPPPSPTSTPLPKPPPPKEEPADNDAALVDPPGEERAGGGSFDYEFLESNGDMLPETVVEALGDADMGDGLLKTTTDDEITIGLYAIEVGSEEEAVAVANEYGVAQQEGGIPAVRELSMQGVQVFGAGADKDSVLRGVYVLYDRVVILDVFGEGRKNIEPVFTELLDEQINHAPPTYTQP